A genomic stretch from Candidatus Nitrotoga arctica includes:
- a CDS encoding STAS domain-containing protein: protein MSDRDGGRVQVTSHLTIETVTSLFKNGLPVSGETSLVVDLAEVETVDSAAVSLLLAWLREAQRNSMQLCFAHVPENLLSLARLYGVLDLLPLCGNDSAQP, encoded by the coding sequence GTGAGTGACAGGGACGGTGGCCGTGTGCAAGTAACGAGTCATCTGACCATTGAAACGGTTACATCCCTGTTCAAAAATGGTTTGCCAGTTTCTGGAGAAACATCGCTGGTGGTTGACTTGGCTGAGGTAGAGACGGTGGATTCTGCCGCGGTCAGTTTGCTGCTGGCTTGGCTACGTGAGGCGCAGCGTAATAGTATGCAACTGTGCTTTGCTCATGTTCCAGAGAATTTGTTAAGCTTGGCTCGTTTGTATGGCGTTTTAGACCTGCTGCCGCTATGCGGTAATGATTCCGCGCAACCTTGA
- the mlaD gene encoding outer membrane lipid asymmetry maintenance protein MlaD, whose product MERTTLDLWVGIFVVAGLAALAVLALKVGNLSTYNMSETYELQGYFSNIGGLKSQASIKSSGVLIGRVAQISLDPKRYEAKVTMTIDKRYQFPKDTFANILTSGLLGEQYIGLIPGGEEEFLKAGDEIKKTQSAVVLEDLIGRFLYSKAEDSK is encoded by the coding sequence ATGGAACGCACCACGCTGGATTTATGGGTCGGCATATTTGTCGTGGCTGGTTTAGCGGCACTGGCAGTGTTAGCGCTGAAGGTGGGGAACCTAAGTACGTACAACATGTCCGAGACATATGAGTTGCAGGGTTATTTTTCTAACATTGGTGGCCTCAAATCCCAGGCATCCATCAAAAGTTCTGGAGTACTCATTGGACGGGTGGCTCAGATCAGCCTGGATCCCAAGCGCTATGAAGCTAAAGTGACTATGACTATAGACAAGCGTTACCAGTTTCCCAAAGATACATTCGCTAATATTCTAACTTCAGGATTGTTAGGTGAGCAGTACATCGGTCTGATTCCGGGTGGTGAGGAAGAGTTTCTGAAGGCAGGCGACGAAATCAAGAAAACACAGTCTGCCGTAGTCCTGGAGGATTTAATTGGCAGGTTCTTATATAGCAAGGCTGAAGATTCCAAATAA
- a CDS encoding KpsF/GutQ family sugar-phosphate isomerase, whose amino-acid sequence MNKAIFATPRALDLAREVLHIEAAAVLALTQRIDENFLQALNIILACEGRVIVSGMGKSGHIARKIAATLSSTGTPAYFVHPAEASHGDLGMITAKDVFIALSYSGESQELLTIVPVIKRQGARLISLTGNPRSSLAEAADAHLDAAVDKEACPLGLAPTASTTAALALGDALAVALLDAKGFGEEDFARSHPGGSLGRRLLTHVRDIMHSDKGVPAVNQNATLAEAVLEISCKGLGMTAIVDDARQVLGIYTDGDLRRTLEKRVDFTTTTISSVMSRNPRSIKPDALAAEAVQIMEQYNISQMLVIDSNNKLVGALNMHDLLRAKVI is encoded by the coding sequence ATGAACAAAGCCATCTTCGCCACCCCACGTGCACTTGATTTAGCTCGCGAGGTATTACATATTGAAGCCGCAGCTGTATTGGCTCTTACGCAACGCATAGATGAAAATTTTCTGCAGGCATTAAATATCATTTTAGCCTGCGAAGGCCGTGTGATTGTAAGCGGTATGGGTAAGTCTGGTCATATTGCACGCAAGATCGCCGCTACACTGTCTAGCACGGGTACTCCAGCGTATTTTGTACATCCCGCCGAAGCTAGTCACGGCGATTTAGGCATGATCACTGCTAAAGATGTGTTTATTGCGTTATCGTATTCCGGAGAAAGTCAGGAATTACTTACTATCGTGCCAGTTATCAAACGTCAGGGAGCACGGTTGATTAGTCTGACCGGCAATCCGCGATCTAGCTTGGCAGAGGCGGCAGACGCGCACCTCGATGCTGCGGTGGACAAGGAAGCTTGCCCGTTAGGGCTTGCTCCTACCGCCAGTACTACGGCAGCGCTGGCATTGGGTGATGCACTGGCCGTGGCGCTGTTGGATGCCAAAGGGTTCGGGGAGGAAGATTTTGCGCGTTCGCACCCTGGCGGAAGCTTGGGTCGCCGTTTGCTTACCCATGTGCGCGACATTATGCATTCCGACAAGGGGGTTCCTGCGGTGAATCAAAATGCAACGCTGGCCGAGGCAGTGCTTGAAATCTCGTGCAAAGGGTTAGGCATGACCGCCATTGTAGATGATGCTAGGCAGGTGCTGGGCATCTATACTGATGGAGATTTACGCCGCACGTTGGAAAAACGTGTTGATTTCACCACCACTACAATCAGCTCCGTCATGTCGCGCAATCCGCGCAGTATTAAGCCGGATGCACTGGCAGCCGAAGCGGTGCAGATCATGGAACAATATAATATTAGCCAGATGCTGGTGATAGATTCCAACAATAAGCTGGTAGGCGCTCTGAATATGCATGATCTGCTGCGTGCGAAAGTGATTTGA
- the mlaE gene encoding lipid asymmetry maintenance ABC transporter permease subunit MlaE, producing MRSIGRRVVNAVWRTGYATRFFLLILFYSGVSFRRFHLTIKELFSSGVMSLIIILVAGMFVGMVLGLQGYETLKRYGSESALGSLVALSLVRELGPVLAALLFASRAGSAMTAEIGLMKATEQISAMEMMAINPMARLVAPRFWAGVISMPLLSALFSAMGIFGGYVVGVVLIGVDQGSFWSQMQGAVDFQHDILNGMIKSVVFGVAVTAIALFEGYDAPPTAEGVSGATTRTVVESSLAVLFLDFILTAFMFQGG from the coding sequence ATGAGGTCCATAGGACGCCGTGTTGTAAATGCTGTATGGCGTACTGGATATGCCACCCGCTTCTTCTTGCTGATTCTGTTTTATTCAGGAGTCAGCTTCCGGCGCTTCCACTTGACCATCAAGGAGTTATTTTCTAGTGGAGTGATGTCGCTGATTATAATTTTAGTGGCGGGCATGTTTGTCGGTATGGTATTGGGGTTGCAAGGCTATGAGACACTCAAACGCTACGGCTCAGAGTCTGCACTGGGATCGCTCGTAGCGTTGAGTTTGGTGCGCGAATTGGGGCCAGTGCTGGCTGCTCTGCTGTTTGCGAGTCGCGCGGGTTCGGCGATGACTGCGGAGATTGGTTTGATGAAGGCTACCGAGCAGATTTCTGCGATGGAAATGATGGCGATTAACCCGATGGCGCGCCTGGTTGCGCCTCGTTTTTGGGCTGGGGTCATTTCTATGCCGCTGTTGTCGGCGTTATTTTCTGCCATGGGTATATTTGGTGGATATGTTGTGGGTGTAGTGCTGATCGGTGTCGATCAAGGTTCGTTCTGGTCGCAAATGCAGGGCGCGGTCGATTTTCAGCACGACATACTTAACGGTATGATCAAGAGTGTCGTATTTGGGGTGGCGGTGACCGCCATCGCATTGTTCGAGGGCTATGATGCACCGCCCACCGCAGAAGGCGTGTCCGGTGCGACCACACGCACAGTCGTCGAGTCGTCACTGGCAGTTTTGTTTTTGGATTTTATTTTGACTGCATTTATGTTTCAAGGGGGTTAG
- a CDS encoding KdsC family phosphatase: MSLSQAQSIRLIAFDVDGIMTDGGLYLTDSGEEFKRFNSLDGHGLKMLKASGVELAIITGRTSRCVELRAHHLGISHLYQGVHDKLASMQKMLAQLDLPLDVAAFMGDDVMDLPVMLRVGLAISVPSAPQTVRDRAHYITERDGGHGAVREACELLMSAQGTLDAQLAPYLA, encoded by the coding sequence ATGTCGTTAAGTCAAGCACAGTCCATCCGCCTCATCGCCTTTGATGTGGACGGCATCATGACGGATGGCGGCCTCTATTTAACCGACTCCGGTGAAGAGTTTAAACGCTTCAATTCGCTTGACGGACATGGCTTAAAAATGCTCAAAGCATCCGGTGTGGAACTGGCCATTATTACTGGTCGGACCTCCCGGTGCGTAGAGCTACGCGCGCACCACCTTGGCATCTCGCACCTGTATCAAGGTGTTCATGACAAGCTTGCTAGCATGCAAAAAATGCTTGCTCAGCTCGATCTGCCCTTGGATGTCGCCGCATTTATGGGTGACGACGTAATGGATCTACCGGTAATGCTTCGTGTCGGGTTGGCTATCAGCGTGCCGAGTGCGCCGCAAACGGTGCGCGATCGCGCTCACTATATTACCGAGCGAGACGGCGGGCATGGCGCGGTACGTGAAGCATGCGAATTGCTGATGTCGGCGCAAGGCACGCTAGATGCGCAACTCGCGCCTTATTTGGCATGA
- the hisG gene encoding ATP phosphoribosyltransferase: protein MITIALSKGRIFEETLPLLQAAGITPLEAPEPTRKLILSTNRADVRLIIVRASDVPTYVQYGAADLGIAGKDVLDEHGGTGLYQPLDLNIARCRMMVAVRNDFDYDSAVRQGARLRVATKYVQTAREHFAAKGVHVDLIKLYGSMELAPLVGLSDAIVDLVSSGNTLKANHLKAVEEISAISSRLVVNQASLKLKHAAIQPMLDAFSLAVVQ, encoded by the coding sequence ATGATTACCATCGCCTTATCCAAAGGGCGCATCTTTGAAGAGACTTTGCCGTTGTTGCAGGCGGCGGGCATTACGCCGCTGGAAGCGCCGGAGCCTACGCGCAAGTTGATTTTATCTACCAATCGTGCCGACGTACGCCTTATTATCGTGCGTGCTTCCGATGTGCCGACCTATGTGCAATACGGAGCTGCTGATTTGGGGATCGCGGGCAAGGATGTGCTCGACGAGCATGGCGGCACGGGTTTGTATCAGCCGCTGGATTTGAATATTGCGCGTTGCCGCATGATGGTGGCAGTAAGGAATGATTTTGATTATGACTCCGCAGTGCGTCAGGGCGCGCGCCTGCGTGTGGCGACCAAATACGTGCAGACCGCACGCGAGCATTTTGCGGCTAAAGGTGTGCATGTGGATTTGATCAAATTGTATGGTTCGATGGAGCTGGCGCCACTGGTTGGTTTGTCAGATGCAATCGTGGACTTGGTCAGCAGCGGCAACACACTGAAGGCCAATCATCTCAAGGCGGTAGAAGAGATCTCTGCGATTTCCTCGCGTCTGGTGGTGAATCAGGCCTCACTTAAACTCAAACACGCGGCTATTCAGCCTATGCTGGATGCGTTTTCCTTGGCGGTAGTTCAATGA
- the hisD gene encoding histidinol dehydrogenase translates to MNIRRLSTRQPDFNSQLDRLLAFEATQDHQLDATVAAILADVRTRGDVALLEYTRRFDRMEVHDSAALELPPAVLLAAFEGLPAAQRAALEQAAQRVTAYHQKQLQVSWSYTETDGTLLGQQITPLDRVGLYVPGGKAAYPSSVLMNALPAKVAGVGELIMVVPTPDGVRNALVLAAAHLAGVDRVFTIGGAQAIAALAYGTATVPRVDKIVGPGNAYVAAAKRRVFGVVGIDMVAGPSEILVICDGQTDPDWIAMDLFSQAEHDELAQAILLTPDVAFATAVAQSADRLLAQMPRCEIIRTALENRGALIDVADLDEACVISNRIAPEHLELSVADPQQWLPKIKHAGAIFLGCYTSESLGDYCAGPNHVLPTSGTARFSSPLGVYDFQKRSSLIQVSAQGAGMLGEIAEVLALGEGLHAHAQSARFRMGS, encoded by the coding sequence ATGAACATCAGACGGCTTTCTACTCGGCAGCCAGATTTCAACTCGCAACTGGATAGGCTGCTGGCTTTCGAGGCGACTCAGGATCACCAGCTGGACGCAACTGTGGCGGCTATTCTGGCGGATGTGCGCACACGCGGCGATGTCGCCCTGCTCGAATACACCCGACGCTTCGATCGTATGGAGGTGCATGATAGTGCTGCATTGGAACTGCCTCCTGCTGTCTTGCTTGCCGCCTTTGAGGGATTGCCCGCCGCACAGCGCGCCGCTCTGGAGCAGGCCGCACAGCGCGTTACCGCTTACCATCAAAAGCAGTTGCAAGTTTCATGGAGCTATACCGAGACGGACGGCACCCTGCTCGGTCAGCAGATTACGCCATTGGATCGGGTTGGTCTGTATGTGCCGGGCGGCAAGGCTGCCTACCCATCTTCAGTACTGATGAATGCGCTACCAGCAAAAGTGGCTGGGGTGGGCGAACTCATTATGGTAGTGCCGACTCCAGACGGAGTGCGAAACGCACTGGTGCTAGCAGCAGCCCATCTGGCTGGGGTAGATCGGGTGTTCACCATTGGCGGAGCGCAAGCGATTGCTGCGCTGGCCTATGGCACGGCAACCGTGCCGCGTGTAGATAAAATCGTCGGCCCCGGCAACGCTTACGTGGCCGCCGCCAAGCGCCGCGTATTCGGCGTGGTTGGTATTGATATGGTGGCAGGGCCATCAGAGATTCTGGTGATCTGCGATGGACAAACCGATCCGGACTGGATTGCGATGGATCTATTTTCTCAAGCAGAGCACGATGAATTAGCGCAGGCCATCCTGCTGACACCGGATGTAGCTTTCGCCACGGCCGTGGCGCAAAGTGCAGATCGTCTGCTGGCGCAGATGCCGCGCTGTGAAATCATTCGCACTGCATTAGAGAACCGCGGTGCTTTGATTGATGTGGCTGATTTGGATGAGGCTTGTGTTATCAGTAACCGTATAGCACCGGAGCATCTTGAGCTTTCAGTGGCTGATCCCCAGCAATGGCTGCCAAAAATCAAGCATGCCGGGGCAATTTTCTTGGGCTGTTACACTTCCGAGTCGCTTGGTGATTATTGCGCTGGTCCTAATCACGTCCTGCCGACTTCCGGCACGGCCCGTTTTTCTTCCCCGCTGGGAGTGTATGACTTTCAGAAACGCAGCAGCTTGATTCAAGTATCCGCGCAGGGTGCAGGGATGTTGGGCGAAATTGCAGAAGTGCTGGCCTTGGGTGAGGGCTTGCATGCACATGCGCAGTCCGCCCGGTTCAGAATGGGCTCGTGA
- a CDS encoding ABC transporter ATP-binding protein, with product MPPAIDVRQARKHYGQLQALDGVDLRIEQGEFFGLLGPNGAGKTTLINLLAGLALPDGGQLSVLGHDVVKHYRASRRVLGVVPQELAFDPFFTVRETLRLQSGFFGLRHNDTWINEIMHHLDLTSKADTNMRRLSGGMKRRVLVAQALVHKPPVIVLDEPTAGVDVELRQSLWRFIQQLNRDGHTILLTTHYLEEAEALCTRIAMLKHGRIVALDSTQNLLSSLAGCRVRLKLAGCLPAALLPHVVEQTDSDYLLTLPTYQALESVLAELRMAGVAVQEMTLQQPDLEEVFLRLVGRAVQ from the coding sequence ATGCCCCCTGCCATTGATGTGCGCCAAGCACGTAAGCACTATGGTCAATTACAAGCATTGGACGGCGTGGATTTGCGTATTGAGCAGGGTGAGTTCTTCGGTTTACTAGGCCCCAACGGTGCAGGCAAAACCACGCTGATTAACCTGCTGGCCGGACTTGCGTTGCCAGATGGTGGGCAGCTGTCAGTACTGGGACATGATGTAGTCAAGCACTATCGTGCTAGCCGCCGCGTGTTGGGTGTGGTGCCGCAAGAGTTGGCCTTTGATCCTTTTTTCACAGTGCGCGAAACGTTGCGTTTGCAGTCTGGTTTTTTTGGATTGCGTCATAACGACACCTGGATTAATGAGATCATGCACCACTTGGATTTGACCAGTAAAGCCGATACCAATATGCGCCGCCTGTCCGGGGGTATGAAGCGTCGTGTTTTGGTGGCGCAGGCCCTGGTGCATAAGCCGCCCGTCATTGTGTTGGATGAACCGACTGCCGGGGTGGACGTAGAGCTGCGCCAATCGTTATGGCGCTTCATCCAGCAGCTTAACCGCGATGGGCATACTATTCTGTTAACAACTCATTATCTGGAAGAAGCGGAAGCTTTATGCACACGGATTGCCATGCTCAAGCACGGCCGAATTGTAGCGCTGGATAGCACACAAAATTTACTCAGTAGCTTGGCCGGTTGTCGCGTCAGACTGAAACTAGCGGGTTGTCTACCTGCTGCATTGCTGCCGCACGTGGTTGAACAGACGGACAGCGATTACCTGCTGACTTTGCCAACCTATCAAGCATTGGAGTCAGTACTGGCGGAACTGCGTATGGCTGGGGTTGCGGTGCAGGAGATGACCTTGCAGCAGCCTGATCTGGAAGAGGTATTTCTGCGTTTGGTGGGGCGGGCCGTGCAGTGA
- the murA gene encoding UDP-N-acetylglucosamine 1-carboxyvinyltransferase: MQKLVIQGGIPLRGEVRISGAKNAALPMMCASLLTSDVLQLSNMPDLHDIATMRKLLEQMGVKASVQGDEMALHAAHVDKLEAPYDMVKTMRAAVLVLGPLVARFGEARVSMPGGCAIGSRPVDIHIKGLQAMGAQIFIEHGYIHAQAKRLKGARILFDIVSVTSTENLMMAAALAEGVTVLENAAREPEVVDLAHCLIAMGAKIEGAGSHTIVITGVDRLHGAAHRIMPDRIESGTFLVAAAATGGSIVLRDTRANILDSVLEKLTEAGAGIRSDSESIHLDMTGRPRSVNVRTAPYPAFPTDMQAQFMALNVIADSSAMVVETIFENRFMHVQELRRLGARIDVEGNTALVHGVDHLEGATVMATDLRASACLVIAGLVAQGETVIDRIYHLDRGYEHIEIKLSQLGANIFRIK, translated from the coding sequence ATGCAAAAATTAGTTATACAAGGCGGCATTCCATTACGCGGCGAAGTGCGTATTTCCGGTGCCAAAAACGCGGCTTTGCCTATGATGTGTGCCAGCCTGTTGACGAGTGATGTCTTGCAGTTAAGCAACATGCCGGATTTGCACGATATCGCAACCATGCGTAAATTGTTGGAACAGATGGGCGTAAAGGCTTCTGTACAAGGTGACGAGATGGCTTTGCATGCTGCGCATGTGGATAAGCTGGAAGCGCCTTATGACATGGTAAAGACCATGCGTGCCGCAGTGCTAGTGCTAGGCCCTCTGGTGGCGCGTTTCGGCGAGGCGCGCGTATCAATGCCGGGTGGTTGCGCCATCGGATCGCGCCCCGTCGATATTCACATCAAGGGTCTGCAGGCAATGGGTGCTCAAATTTTCATTGAGCATGGCTATATTCATGCGCAGGCAAAACGCCTCAAAGGTGCACGAATTTTATTCGATATCGTCAGTGTGACCAGCACAGAAAATCTGATGATGGCTGCTGCTTTGGCAGAAGGGGTGACGGTGCTGGAAAATGCGGCGCGCGAACCTGAGGTGGTGGATTTGGCGCATTGCCTGATTGCAATGGGGGCGAAAATAGAGGGGGCAGGCAGCCATACAATTGTCATAACGGGTGTGGACAGGTTGCACGGTGCAGCCCACCGCATCATGCCGGATCGTATCGAGAGTGGGACTTTTTTAGTGGCGGCGGCGGCAACGGGAGGTAGTATCGTGTTACGCGATACGCGAGCGAATATTCTCGATTCCGTGTTGGAAAAACTTACTGAAGCCGGCGCGGGCATTCGTAGCGATAGTGAGAGTATCCACTTGGATATGACGGGTCGGCCCAGATCGGTAAACGTACGTACTGCGCCGTATCCAGCATTCCCTACTGATATGCAAGCACAATTTATGGCGTTGAATGTTATTGCAGATAGCAGCGCGATGGTAGTGGAAACGATTTTTGAAAATCGTTTTATGCATGTGCAGGAATTGCGCCGTCTTGGTGCAAGGATAGACGTGGAAGGTAATACTGCCTTGGTTCATGGGGTTGATCATCTGGAAGGCGCAACGGTGATGGCAACGGATTTGCGTGCATCTGCTTGCCTGGTTATAGCCGGATTGGTGGCGCAGGGCGAGACCGTCATTGATCGCATTTACCATCTGGATCGTGGTTATGAACATATAGAAATAAAACTGTCGCAACTCGGAGCGAACATATTTCGCATCAAATAA
- a CDS encoding MlaC/ttg2D family ABC transporter substrate-binding protein produces the protein MNKIITLWMGVLLACVSLGARADTPEPEALIRNTVDEVLAIVKRDKDIQTGNTKKVIELVDAKVLPHFNFTRMTRLAVGKNWGSATPEQKKVLEIEFRNLLVRTYTTAFTTYQNQEVEVKPLKMANDANEVTIKTSIINKGKPPLPVNYDMEKTAHGWKVYDLSIEGVSLVTNYRGTFAEKIQKSGIDGLIKMLVEKNQAQTGTMSPKATSK, from the coding sequence ATGAACAAAATAATTACATTGTGGATGGGAGTATTGCTGGCGTGTGTGTCACTGGGTGCGCGCGCGGATACGCCAGAACCGGAAGCGCTAATCAGAAATACCGTGGATGAAGTGCTGGCCATCGTTAAACGAGATAAGGATATTCAGACGGGTAATACGAAGAAAGTTATTGAATTGGTGGATGCAAAGGTGCTGCCACATTTTAATTTTACTCGCATGACCAGACTGGCCGTAGGCAAGAACTGGGGTAGTGCTACGCCGGAACAGAAGAAAGTCTTGGAAATCGAGTTTCGCAATTTGCTGGTGCGTACGTACACAACGGCATTCACTACCTACCAGAATCAGGAGGTTGAAGTGAAGCCGCTCAAAATGGCAAATGATGCCAACGAAGTGACTATAAAAACTTCTATTATTAACAAAGGCAAACCACCTCTGCCCGTCAATTATGATATGGAAAAGACCGCTCATGGTTGGAAGGTGTATGACCTATCGATTGAAGGTGTGAGTTTGGTAACCAACTATCGTGGTACCTTCGCTGAGAAAATTCAGAAGAGCGGTATTGATGGCTTGATTAAAATGTTAGTAGAAAAAAATCAGGCACAGACTGGCACAATGTCGCCTAAGGCGACGTCCAAGTGA
- a CDS encoding ABC transporter permease produces MLSFYSLLYKEVFRVWKVGFQTVLAPVLTALLYLLIFSHVLAQHVEVYPGVHYTAFLIPGLMMMAMLQNAFANSSSSLIQSKITGNIVFVLLAPIAYWEFFAAYVLASMLRGLVVGIGVYLAALWFAQPPLQFPIWIILFAVLGSAMLGSLGVVAGMWAEKFDQLAGFQNFIIMPLTFLSGVFYSIHSLPPFWQELSRFNPFFYVIDGFRYGFFGVSDISPWVSLMVTGGCMLGLTLLSLGLLRSGYKLRY; encoded by the coding sequence ATGTTGAGTTTTTACAGCTTGCTCTACAAAGAGGTATTCCGTGTGTGGAAGGTGGGCTTCCAGACCGTACTGGCTCCAGTGTTGACCGCATTGCTCTATCTGCTGATTTTTTCGCATGTGCTGGCACAGCATGTCGAGGTGTATCCGGGGGTGCATTACACTGCCTTCCTGATCCCGGGACTGATGATGATGGCAATGTTGCAGAACGCTTTTGCTAACAGTTCTTCCAGCCTGATTCAGTCCAAGATTACTGGCAATATCGTGTTCGTGCTGCTGGCGCCGATTGCCTATTGGGAATTCTTTGCGGCATATGTGCTTGCTTCCATGCTACGCGGCTTGGTGGTCGGCATAGGCGTATATTTGGCCGCATTATGGTTTGCCCAGCCGCCGTTGCAGTTTCCCATCTGGATTATATTGTTCGCCGTTCTGGGAAGCGCGATGCTTGGCTCACTGGGCGTGGTGGCGGGGATGTGGGCAGAAAAATTCGATCAACTCGCAGGATTCCAGAATTTCATTATCATGCCGTTGACTTTCTTATCCGGCGTATTCTATTCCATTCACTCGCTGCCGCCATTTTGGCAGGAGTTGTCGCGCTTCAACCCATTTTTTTATGTGATAGATGGTTTTCGTTATGGATTTTTCGGTGTATCGGACATTTCTCCTTGGGTAAGTTTGATGGTGACGGGCGGGTGTATGCTGGGTCTGACACTGTTGTCTTTGGGATTGTTAAGGTCTGGCTATAAATTGCGGTACTGA